One Candidatus Bathyarchaeota archaeon genomic region harbors:
- a CDS encoding adenosine-specific kinase, which yields MDIKIVNIEIPEESNVIIGQSHFMKTVEDLYEALINSVPNILFGLAFCESSGPCLIRYVGNDSILEKNASENALKISAGHSFIILLKNAYPINVLNAIKNVPEVCNIYCATANPVQIILVETDLGRSILGVVDGQKSKGIEKEEDIKERKKFLRKIGYKL from the coding sequence TTGGATATCAAAATAGTAAATATCGAGATTCCCGAAGAATCTAACGTTATCATCGGTCAGAGCCATTTTATGAAGACTGTCGAAGATTTATATGAGGCTTTAATAAATAGCGTTCCGAATATTCTATTTGGACTAGCTTTCTGTGAATCGTCTGGACCTTGTTTAATTAGGTATGTGGGAAACGATTCCATACTTGAGAAAAATGCTTCTGAAAATGCTTTGAAAATCTCGGCTGGCCATAGTTTTATTATATTACTAAAAAATGCTTACCCGATAAATGTCCTTAATGCAATAAAAAACGTTCCAGAAGTGTGCAATATCTATTGTGCAACAGCAAATCCTGTACAAATTATTTTGGTTGAGACAGATTTAGGCAGGTCTATATTAGGAGTCGTGGATGGTCAAAAGTCAAAAGGTATTGAGAAAGAAGAGGATATTAAAGAAAGAAAAAAATTCTTGAGGAAAATCGGTTATAAGCTTTAG
- the cysS gene encoding cysteine--tRNA ligase, which translates to MLKVYNTLTRKKEDFHPIHRNRVNMFVCGPTVYDLSHMGHARTYVAYDIIARYLRFKGYSLFYLMNITDVDDKIIKRAKEENKKPIELAKEFTKNFYEDMDLLGINTINLFAKASEYIPEIISQIESLIQKKYAYVVNGDVYYDVTKFEDYGKLSHRSIDEIHKHRIEPDPKKKNPSDFSLWKSRKKDELAWDSPWSKGRPGWHIEDTAITITYFGPIYDIHGGALELIFPHHEAEIAQAEVYTGKKPLVKYWIHTGILNVRGRKMSKSLGNFITIKDILIKYRPEVLRFFFAQSHYRSNVDFKDENLLKAKEALENLHRIYQKIKKFYRLAPEDSSSKDKDILKKIEEYEKKFSSAMDNDFNTPIAISHLISFGKYIDKQVTNNTGKKILESALNTLVRIGDILGLFQDFKQEKYGIEKLDDIIQIIMELREHFRKTKDWKMSDEIRDRLQKLGIVVEDTSDKPEWKIE; encoded by the coding sequence ATGTTAAAAGTCTATAATACATTAACTCGTAAAAAAGAAGATTTTCATCCCATTCACAGAAATAGGGTTAATATGTTTGTTTGCGGGCCGACAGTGTATGATCTATCTCATATGGGGCATGCTAGAACTTATGTCGCTTATGATATTATTGCACGTTATCTTAGATTCAAGGGCTATAGTCTATTTTATTTAATGAATATTACTGATGTAGACGATAAAATAATTAAGAGGGCAAAGGAAGAGAATAAAAAACCTATAGAATTAGCAAAAGAATTTACAAAGAATTTCTATGAAGATATGGATTTACTAGGAATCAATACTATTAACCTCTTTGCAAAAGCTTCTGAATACATTCCTGAGATCATTTCTCAAATAGAGAGTCTTATTCAGAAAAAGTATGCTTATGTTGTTAATGGCGATGTATATTACGATGTTACGAAATTCGAAGATTATGGAAAGTTATCTCACCGATCAATTGATGAGATTCATAAACATAGGATTGAGCCAGATCCAAAAAAGAAAAATCCCAGTGATTTTTCACTCTGGAAAAGTAGAAAAAAAGACGAACTTGCATGGGATAGCCCTTGGAGTAAAGGAAGGCCAGGTTGGCATATAGAAGATACTGCTATAACGATCACATATTTCGGTCCCATATATGACATACATGGTGGTGCCTTAGAGCTTATATTTCCGCATCATGAGGCAGAGATAGCTCAAGCAGAAGTCTATACAGGAAAGAAACCTTTAGTGAAATACTGGATACACACTGGTATACTAAACGTTAGAGGCCGGAAGATGTCCAAATCTTTGGGCAATTTCATAACAATAAAAGATATCCTCATAAAATATAGACCAGAAGTCCTTAGATTCTTTTTTGCTCAAAGTCATTACAGAAGTAATGTTGATTTTAAAGATGAGAATTTATTAAAAGCCAAAGAAGCTTTAGAGAATCTACATCGAATATATCAAAAAATAAAAAAATTTTATCGCTTGGCTCCTGAAGATTCCAGCTCTAAAGACAAGGATATTCTAAAAAAGATTGAAGAATATGAAAAAAAATTCAGCTCAGCAATGGATAATGATTTCAATACACCAATTGCTATTTCACACTTGATATCATTTGGGAAGTATATTGATAAACAGGTCACTAATAATACCGGTAAAAAGATTCTAGAAAGTGCTTTAAACACTTTAGTCCGTATTGGCGACATCTTAGGACTATTTCAAGATTTTAAACAAGAAAAATATGGAATTGAAAAGTTGGATGATATTATTCAAATAATTATGGAACTTAGAGAGCACTTCAGAAAAACCAAGGATTGGAAGATGTCCGATGAAATAAGAGATCGATTACAGAAATTAGGTATTGTAGTTGAGGACACATCTGACAAGCCAGAATGGAAGATTGAATAG
- a CDS encoding Gar1/Naf1 family protein, translating into MALRRLGKALHLTKSQNLMVKLDSSKNLPKIGTKVLNKKLINIGKIHDLLGPVANPYSVIKPETSDSSDYIGNILYYMTESD; encoded by the coding sequence GTGGCGTTGAGGAGGCTCGGTAAAGCACTACATCTAACAAAGAGCCAAAACCTCATGGTCAAATTAGATTCCTCTAAGAACTTACCTAAAATTGGAACCAAGGTTCTTAATAAGAAATTAATTAATATTGGAAAAATACACGACTTATTAGGACCAGTCGCAAATCCATACTCTGTCATTAAACCTGAAACTTCAGACTCCTCAGATTATATTGGTAATATTCTTTACTATATGACTGAAAGTGATTGA
- a CDS encoding MarR family transcriptional regulator, protein MPRKSDTEHEMLNLIVGMGDEGILQSELWKKMNADSREGSRTILRLEKKGLIERKKELHEGRWTYRVFAKRKLSTIDSILEIPCAACDLESRCSEASTVSPNNCKELTKWLIDLSKNKSKEESI, encoded by the coding sequence ATGCCTAGGAAAAGCGATACAGAACACGAAATGCTGAACCTAATAGTCGGTATGGGAGACGAAGGAATATTACAATCTGAACTCTGGAAAAAAATGAATGCTGACAGTAGAGAAGGATCTAGAACAATTCTAAGATTGGAAAAAAAAGGTCTTATAGAAAGAAAAAAAGAATTGCATGAAGGTAGATGGACCTATAGGGTTTTTGCAAAACGTAAGCTTTCTACAATTGATTCAATCCTAGAGATTCCATGTGCAGCATGCGATCTAGAGAGTAGATGTAGTGAGGCAAGCACAGTTTCTCCAAATAATTGCAAAGAATTAACGAAGTGGCTTATAGATTTGAGTAAGAATAAATCTAAAGAAGAAAGTATTTAA
- a CDS encoding transcription initiation factor IIB: MEKKSNPDTSSTAPIKSKTRECPECGSSNLMRDYDIAEIVCMKCGYVIDEKIADTRPEWRAFDDEQKAKRTRVGAPITYTIHDKGLSTTIDWKDRKSIGGKLSSTQRMELYSLRKWQRRVRVSDATERNLAVALSELSKLSSALNLPKNIVETASVIYRKAIKRRLIRGRSIHNVTAAAIYLSCRQCGIPRTLDEISGVSNLSKKDIARSYRFMVRELETFVPPSTSRNYAARFSNKLTISGRAEAIAIKILEVAKSMKLTSGRGPTGIAAAATYLATVLTNERKTQREIAEVANVTEVTIRNRYKELLEKLLIEVEL; encoded by the coding sequence TTGGAGAAAAAATCTAATCCAGATACTAGCAGTACTGCACCCATAAAGAGTAAGACAAGAGAGTGTCCAGAATGTGGCAGCTCTAATCTAATGAGGGATTACGATATTGCAGAAATAGTATGCATGAAGTGTGGTTATGTAATAGATGAAAAAATTGCCGACACGAGGCCCGAATGGAGAGCTTTCGATGATGAACAAAAAGCTAAGAGAACACGTGTTGGTGCTCCAATAACTTATACAATTCATGATAAAGGTTTGTCAACTACTATTGATTGGAAAGATCGGAAATCCATTGGTGGAAAACTCTCATCAACTCAAAGAATGGAGCTTTATTCTCTCAGGAAATGGCAAAGAAGAGTCCGTGTCTCAGATGCGACTGAGAGAAATTTAGCTGTTGCTTTATCTGAACTTAGTAAACTTTCATCTGCATTAAATCTACCTAAAAATATAGTAGAAACAGCTTCAGTGATATACAGAAAAGCGATTAAAAGGAGGCTCATTAGAGGAAGATCTATTCATAACGTTACAGCCGCTGCTATTTATTTATCTTGTAGACAATGTGGAATCCCGAGGACATTGGATGAGATCTCCGGCGTCTCTAATTTAAGTAAAAAAGACATAGCTAGAAGTTATAGATTCATGGTAAGAGAACTGGAAACTTTTGTACCTCCATCTACAAGTCGTAATTATGCGGCTAGATTCTCAAATAAATTGACTATATCTGGAAGAGCAGAGGCTATTGCTATTAAAATCTTGGAAGTTGCAAAGAGCATGAAGTTAACAAGCGGTAGAGGACCTACAGGTATAGCTGCTGCTGCTACCTACCTTGCTACTGTACTTACAAATGAAAGAAAAACACAAAGAGAAATCGCTGAAGTTGCTAATGTAACAGAGGTAACGATAAGAAATCGATATAAAGAGCTCTTAGAAAAACTGTTAATTGAAGTAGAACTTTAG